The following are encoded together in the Pseudomonas sediminis genome:
- the ssuD gene encoding FMNH2-dependent alkanesulfonate monooxygenase: protein MSLNIFWFLPTHGDGKYLGTSEGARAVDHGYLAQVAQAADRLGYGGVLIPTGRSCEDSWLVAASLIPLTQNLKFLVALRPGIISPTVAARQAATLDRLSNGRALFNLVTGGDPDELAGDGLHLSHAERYEASVEFTRIWRRVLEGETVDYDGKHIQVKGAKLLYPPIQQPRPPLYFGGSSDAAQDLAAEQVELYLTWGEPPAAVAEKIAQVREKAAAQGREVRFGIRLHVIVRETNEEAWAAADRLISHLDQDTIDRAQASLARFDSVGQQRMAALHGGKTDNLEVSPNLWAGVGLVRGGAGTALVGDGPTVAARVKEYADLGIDTFIFSGYPHLEESYRVAELLFPHLDVAQPQRPESRGYVSPFGEMISSDILPKAASAS from the coding sequence ATGAGCCTCAACATCTTCTGGTTCCTGCCTACCCATGGTGATGGCAAGTACCTGGGCACCTCCGAGGGCGCGCGCGCAGTCGACCACGGCTACCTGGCGCAGGTCGCCCAGGCGGCTGACCGCCTCGGTTACGGTGGCGTGCTGATTCCCACCGGGCGTTCCTGCGAGGACTCCTGGCTGGTGGCAGCCTCGCTGATCCCGCTCACGCAGAACCTGAAGTTCCTCGTCGCCCTGCGTCCAGGGATCATTTCGCCGACCGTGGCTGCGCGCCAGGCAGCGACTCTGGATCGGCTGTCGAACGGTCGTGCGCTGTTCAACCTGGTGACCGGTGGCGACCCGGACGAGCTGGCCGGCGATGGCCTGCACCTGTCGCATGCCGAGCGCTATGAGGCATCTGTCGAATTCACCCGCATCTGGCGCCGTGTGCTGGAAGGCGAAACCGTCGACTACGACGGCAAGCACATCCAGGTGAAGGGCGCCAAGCTGCTCTACCCGCCGATCCAGCAGCCGCGTCCGCCGCTGTATTTCGGTGGTTCCTCCGACGCCGCGCAAGACTTGGCCGCCGAGCAGGTCGAGCTGTACCTGACCTGGGGCGAGCCGCCGGCCGCCGTGGCCGAGAAAATCGCTCAGGTGCGCGAGAAGGCTGCTGCGCAGGGCCGCGAAGTGCGCTTTGGCATTCGTCTGCACGTGATCGTGCGCGAGACCAATGAGGAAGCCTGGGCCGCGGCGGATCGTCTGATCAGCCATCTGGATCAGGACACCATCGACCGCGCCCAGGCGTCGCTGGCGCGCTTCGACTCGGTCGGCCAACAGCGCATGGCCGCCCTGCACGGCGGCAAGACCGACAACCTGGAAGTGTCGCCGAACCTCTGGGCCGGTGTCGGTCTGGTGCGCGGCGGCGCCGGCACTGCGCTGGTCGGCGATGGCCCGACTGTGGCGGCGCGGGTCAAGGAATACGCCGACCTCGGCATTGATACCTTCATCTTCTCCGGTTACCCGCATCTGGAGGAGTCGTACCGGGTCGCCGAACTGCTGTTCCCGCATCTGGATGTGGCCCAGCCGCAGCGTCCGGAAAGTCGCGGTTATGTCAGCCCGTTCGGCGAAATGATCTCCAGCGACATCCTGCCTAAGGCGGCTTCGGCGAGTTGA
- a CDS encoding sulfonate ABC transporter substrate-binding protein, which produces MRTITLRRSLVALFAAAISFGAITQAQAETLRIGYQKYGTLVLLKAKGTLEKRLAEQGVEVKWTEFPGGPQLLEGLNVGSVDFGVTGETPPVFAQAAGADLLYVAHEPPAPTGEAILVPKDSPIKSVAELKGKKVVLNKGSNVHYLLVRALEDAGLKYGDITPVYLPPADARAAFERGSVDAWVIWDPFQSAAEKQLQARSLRDGTGLVDNHQFYLATRTYAEQHPQVIGTLVEEIRGVGEWVKGNLDEATDQVAPLIGLSPEITRQAVERQGYGAQFITPEVVEAQQKIADTFTELKLIPKKLTIRDVIWNPPAKVAQAQ; this is translated from the coding sequence ATGCGCACCATTACTTTGCGTCGAAGCCTGGTCGCCCTGTTTGCCGCGGCCATTTCCTTCGGCGCCATCACTCAAGCTCAAGCCGAGACATTGCGTATCGGCTATCAGAAATACGGCACCCTGGTGCTGCTCAAGGCCAAGGGCACCCTGGAAAAACGCCTGGCCGAGCAGGGCGTGGAGGTCAAGTGGACGGAGTTCCCGGGCGGCCCGCAACTGCTCGAAGGCCTCAATGTCGGCTCCGTGGACTTTGGCGTCACTGGTGAAACCCCGCCGGTATTCGCTCAGGCGGCTGGCGCCGACCTGCTTTACGTGGCCCATGAGCCGCCGGCTCCGACGGGCGAGGCGATCCTCGTGCCGAAAGATTCGCCGATCAAATCGGTAGCCGAGCTCAAGGGCAAGAAGGTCGTTCTGAACAAGGGTTCCAACGTGCATTACCTGCTGGTGCGTGCACTGGAAGACGCCGGCCTCAAATACGGCGACATCACCCCGGTCTACCTACCGCCGGCCGATGCCCGCGCTGCCTTCGAGCGTGGCAGCGTCGATGCCTGGGTGATCTGGGACCCGTTCCAGTCCGCCGCCGAGAAGCAACTGCAGGCCCGCAGCCTGCGTGATGGCACTGGCCTGGTGGACAACCACCAGTTCTACCTGGCGACCCGCACCTATGCCGAGCAGCACCCACAGGTGATCGGCACGCTGGTCGAGGAAATCCGCGGCGTTGGCGAGTGGGTCAAGGGCAACCTCGACGAGGCCACCGACCAGGTCGCGCCGCTGATCGGCCTGTCCCCGGAGATCACCCGTCAGGCCGTTGAGCGCCAGGGTTACGGCGCGCAGTTCATCACCCCGGAGGTGGTCGAGGCGCAGCAGAAGATCGCCGACACCTTCACCGAGCTGAAGCTGATCCCCAAGAAACTGACCATCAGGGATGTGATCTGGAATCCGCCGGCCAAGGTCGCGCAGGCCCAGTAA
- the ssuE gene encoding NADPH-dependent FMN reductase — protein MHVVLLSGSPAARSRTEVLLDYVHQRLEAQQVEVSLLKVRDFPAEDLLHARFDSPAVQQLQAVVASADGLVVGTPVYKASFTGALKVLLDLLPERALAHKVVLPLASGGSPAHLLAVDYALKPVLAALKAQEMLSGVFAVDKQIAYPEGDRPAQIDDELRERLDEALEQLGAALARRPRPIDPNVLNDRLVNARWSI, from the coding sequence ATGCATGTTGTGTTGCTTTCCGGCAGCCCTGCGGCGCGTTCGCGCACCGAGGTGCTGCTGGATTACGTGCACCAGCGCTTGGAGGCGCAGCAGGTGGAAGTGAGCCTGCTCAAGGTGCGCGACTTCCCCGCCGAGGATCTGCTGCATGCGCGCTTCGACAGCCCGGCAGTGCAGCAGTTGCAGGCCGTGGTGGCCAGCGCTGATGGTCTGGTGGTCGGTACGCCGGTGTACAAGGCGTCGTTCACCGGTGCCTTGAAGGTGCTGCTGGATCTGCTACCCGAGCGCGCTCTGGCGCATAAGGTGGTTCTGCCACTGGCCAGTGGCGGCAGCCCGGCGCACCTGCTGGCGGTGGACTACGCGCTCAAGCCGGTACTGGCCGCGCTGAAGGCGCAGGAAATGCTCTCCGGCGTGTTCGCCGTGGACAAACAGATTGCCTACCCGGAAGGGGACAGGCCCGCGCAGATCGACGACGAATTGCGCGAACGCCTCGACGAGGCACTGGAACAACTGGGCGCAGCTCTGGCGCGACGGCCGAGGCCGATCGATCCGAACGTATTGAACGACCGGCTGGTGAACGCCCGCTGGAGCATCTGA
- a CDS encoding peroxiredoxin, which translates to MTIRLGDIAPDFEQDSSEGRIRFHEWLGDSWGILFSHPADFTPVCTTELGFTAKLKDEFAKRGVKAIALSVDPVDSHIKWIDDINETQNTAVNFPIIADADRKVSDLYDLIHPNANDTLTVRSLFVIDPNKKVRLTITYPASTGRNFNEILRVVDSLQLTDNYKVATPANWQDGDEVVIVPSLKDEAEIAQRFPKGYRAVKPYLRLTPQPNR; encoded by the coding sequence ATCCGCCTGGGCGACATCGCCCCCGACTTTGAACAGGATTCCAGCGAAGGCCGCATTCGTTTCCACGAGTGGCTGGGCGACAGTTGGGGCATCCTCTTTTCCCACCCGGCTGACTTCACCCCGGTTTGCACCACCGAACTGGGCTTCACTGCCAAGCTCAAGGATGAATTCGCCAAGCGCGGCGTCAAGGCCATCGCCCTGTCCGTCGACCCGGTGGATTCGCACATCAAATGGATCGACGACATCAACGAGACGCAGAACACGGCGGTCAACTTCCCAATCATCGCCGATGCCGACCGCAAGGTGTCCGACCTCTACGACCTGATCCACCCGAATGCCAACGACACCCTGACCGTGCGTTCGCTGTTCGTCATCGACCCGAACAAGAAGGTGCGCCTGACCATCACCTATCCGGCCAGTACCGGGCGCAATTTCAACGAAATTCTGCGCGTCGTCGACTCCCTGCAATTGACCGACAACTACAAGGTGGCCACCCCGGCCAACTGGCAGGATGGTGATGAGGTGGTGATCGTGCCGTCGCTGAAGGACGAAGCCGAGATCGCCCAACGCTTCCCGAAAGGTTATCGCGCGGTGAAACCCTATCTGCGCCTGACCCCGCAGCCGAATCGCTAA